In Gossypium hirsutum isolate 1008001.06 chromosome D01, Gossypium_hirsutum_v2.1, whole genome shotgun sequence, the genomic window TGGTGTCGGAGCATCGGCATAGCTCGACCGTCGGAGTTCCCGGAGATCGAAAAAATAACTCAAAAGAAACTCGACCTCCTCGACGAGTTGATCCTTGACAAATCGGCGTTAGCTCAAGGGAACGTCAATAGAGATGAACCGGAACGGGAGCCGGAAATTAAAGAACTGGAACCGGAACCGGAACCGGAAGAAGATATTAACGCTATTAAAGCATTACCACCGCCGCCGGAAAATttctttgaagaagaagaaaaggttgAAGACGATATTTCAAAAGCTATTGTAGTACAACAAGAAGTTGATTTTTTGAACTTAGGGGAGAACGCTATGTCGAGTGAAGATCACGCCGATAAATTAGCTTTAGCTTTATTCGACGGTGCCGTTCCGGCGGCTACATCGGCGGGGTCGGGATGGGATACTTTAAAAGCCGATGCTGGTTGGGAAACCGCCTTGGTTCAGTCCGCGAGTATTCTAAATAACCTAAAACCGACCCTAGGTGGTGGATTCGACCATTTATTACTCGACGGAATGTATCAACAAGGACAAATGATGGCGGCGGTGACGAGTTCTGCGGCGACCGGAAGTGCTAGCAGTGTTGCGTTTGGATCAGCAGGGAGATCAGCGGCGACACTTGCGTTGCCGGCACCACCTTCATCGAATGGTAATAAGAACAATGAACCCGTCGCCGTTGACCCGTTTGCGGCGTCGTTGACGGTGGCGCCGCCGTCGTACGTGCAGATGTCGGATATGGAGAAGAAGCAGAAGTTGCTAATGGAAGAGCAAGTAATGTGGGATCAATTTAAAAGGAATGGAATGCGAGGAGGTAACGTTGCAGTGTCGAATGTACAACAACAAACGTATCCGTACAATCAAGGAGGGTGGTATACACATAATTATTATTGAAGCTTTTCAAACTTCATTAGTTATTAATGTTTTGGTgttaatttttgtttctgttttttgTGTGTCATCCAAATCCATCTTCTAATATTGGACctcaatttcttttaaatttgattctttaatttcataattattttcgtattaagatttaaatttgacaattttatACGAAACTTAAATTTTGAGGTTTTCAATgaataatttagataaaaaaatattcaaacatCAATCCGAAAATAATTATCAAGTTAAAATGATGGATAAAAAAAGGTTTtgagttaaaatatgttattaatccttatattttgacaaaatttgagatttagtccttatagttaaaatgtaaaaattaagtCTATTTAGCTTTACAATTTAAAGATGTCAGTTCAATTATCAACATTTTGCCAACTTGATATATTAACATGACCTATGGTTGACCGGAAATAACTTAGCCaagtaataataaattttgatgaaaacggataatgatgttaatgattAGATTGTGGTTTTTAAATCGAAAAAAagatagtttaattttttaacttttaaaagataataattaaattttaaattatgtaaaactacaaagaataactaacatattttaacttactttttaaaaattgtaattttatttccATTAGAGATGCATGGATGAATTGACAATTTTGGGAttgttgaattttataatttgggAATAAAAAAAGGAATTATAGATATCACTTTTACAAAGGAGATTTGTAGGATGAATGGTGAATTTTTAATATAGTTGTTTTCCtcatattgatatatattaatgttttgatgtctggaaatttataaaaaattttattaaaaaattcatctatttttattgctaaaaattaataatagaaacaaatgaaatttttaatggaAACAATCAGTTTGGTCTTTGATCTAACGTAGAAAAGTTAAttggtttattttttaataaaaggagcaaaatgcaatctaactcttaatacaatagcctccataatacttttacagACTAATATGCCAAACTTTTGGATTGAAAACACTAAAAGATTATAATTTCACAAACTATTTACCTTGCATGGGAATGGTGTAATAACAAAGCTAAGGGGAAATTAagcaaattattcaaatttacaTCCCATTTAAGCCAATCAACCTAGTAAGCCCAAAAGTAATACCCATAGCAATCCATCCTCCCACAAGCACCCTACCACCGGATTTCGCCACCGGAGCTCCCCCGAGCAAGGCCCCCACCACCCCAAACACCATCAACGCCACACTAGCCACCACAACCACCACCGCCATCCTCACCTTATGGTCCCTTATAAAAGCTGCCGCCAACAACGGAAGCACTGCACCAACCGAGAAAGCCAACGCTGATGCTCCGGCGGCTAGTCCCGGACTCGGCAACCGCTCCTTCTTCTCCATTCTCCGGTCATTTTCATCAACCACCGGTGATCTCTTTTCTCCGTCTCTTTTCATTTGAGCCATCTCGACATCCCTTTGGGTGTATACCGAGACGAACTCTCCGATGGCCATGCTACAAGCTCCGGCTACCAGGCCGGCGAAACCGGCGAGAACCATGGCTTTGACGTCTTGTTTAACTGAACCAACACCCATTAACAGTGACGATACTGAAACTAACCCATCGTTGGCTCCCAAAACAGCAGCTCGAAGCCATTGTCCTCTTTGCGAGTAATCGAACTCAGGGTTTTCAATAGGTTCTTGAAACTGCTTTTGCTCGGTACCGCCATTGACATGAATTGACAACGCCATTATTGACAAGAAAAGAGAGCAAAAAAAAGCAAAGATAAATAATAgaatatataatatgataatgataaGAAAAAGGAGGCTTGTGGAGGACACACGCCATCGATGGAGGGGGATTTATAGGAGAGGAATAGCGATGGTGAGATTATAAATTATGATGCGGAGGGTCTACTTTCCTAATAattaatgtatattttattttgttagtgGAACTAAAATATCTTTCTTTTTACCCTAAAATCTTTTTCCGGTCttatacaaaatttatattttcaagttGATGGATATACGGTGGATCAATATTCATTGATAAATAGAatatattttaaatctaaatcaatCTGACGATCAATGTTAGAGATTAGAAAATAATAGATTTTGGCTCGAAAATTTGTGACGTTAAAAGTTGTTACATTAAAGAAAACTGAACTGTATAAGAGAAGGGGAAGGAAAACTTACGATTGGTACAAGCTGTGCCAACATAGAAAGCTATACAATATCGGTTTAACAATCCAATCACTTAATggaaactttcgaataatttaatgatcatttgtatatatatattttaaattgagtggccaaaatgtaaacttactaatagtttagtaatCTTAGCTTTTTCGTTGTCTTTAATGTTTTCTATTTTTCAAGAATATGAAAACGAAATTCAAAAGtataatttaagaattaaaattcaatcaatAACATATATTCAGATTTAacaaaaactaattaataatgttatcaattaaatttaattttagaatCAGACAAATATAGAGATTAAGTCTTAGTTTGAAAACgcttctcaaaagtatttttggagaaaaaaattacTTTTGGGGAGAAGCTAAAATTTCAGCTTTTGGAAAAAGTGTTTTTGGACCAAATTTTAGCTTGGGAGAACACATTTTCTCTAAAAAACCAGCTTGTTTAGGAATGCTTTTGGGACGATAAAGCTTTTGTTCCAAAAGTGCTTCATAGAAGTAATACTAAAGAGATcctaaatttatgaaattaaaagtagagaattaatttccaaaaatccaaaaaatacaGGGACTGAGGATAGAATTAAGCCCAAGAAAATcaatatcaattttcatataaattataagcaTTTAAGTTAATAATTTGCATCACCTAATTTTTGTTAGGAATTAAGAAATTAAGTCACTTATACCTCTAAcattgttaaatatttctaatgAAAAAGGCTTAATTAACATTTACCCAACATGTGAGTTCCCATGATTCTTCATCATAATTCTTGATGTTTTGATTACAAGAAAATGTATTATACTTGTTGAGTAATACTAGTATTTTCAACTTAAtcttttcagttttttttagaagtaaaataaaatacaaaagtagGAGTGAAGGATGAAAgcatgaaataatggaaaaatggcCTAAAAGCAGCTTTAGAATTGATACATGTAGATCATATAAAAAGGCCTACTGTATATTTATATTCTTCATCTCATAATATTCTAAACTTGAGCCAGGACAAGGTCGagattttaagaattttaaaatttaaggtcCGGTTTTTTCTCTCGATTTTTGTGTGTGTATGGTTATTGAAGTGATTGATGTTAATTAGAacttttgatataaaaaaatacttaaaacttGACTTGTTACGATTGAATTAGATTAAGATTAATAGTTGATTGAGTATTAGTTTAATTGGCATCAGTATTATTATCGGTGTAGGAGGACGTGAATTCGAGCGCGCTGAAGCGCATTgtcctcttatttaagggttagggAGAGATTATGGGTATTTTTAAGCATTATATTAAAAAGGTCCTACAGCCTCAAAACCTGTCTACAAACCATTTATTCCACTAACATCATCAAACCTTCTATGTCTTTCAACGATGTGAATATTGAGTAACATTATGAACCAAAATCAGATTAGAAAAGTTGATTTTTCTAGCAAGTTTTGCTATGAAAGGAACCCATTGGGGACAGCCTAAAAGCTGTTTGCTTCTCTAAATAATGGGTTTTTAGTTGACTTTTTGTAACATTTAACAACATATTTTTAAGTTATAAGTATCTCAATAAAATGCATAAgagattaaaaattgaaatataccTAAACCCTAACATACTTAAAGAAACTGACATAcgacaattatgcatattaagaCCTTAAATCGAACCATCAGAATTTTATCAGCGCAATGGATGCATGTTGATTTGGTGATTGTTTTGCCTAGTCcccattatcaataattttctcTCTCTATTTTCCTTGCTTAAACTCTGTTTAATGCCATTGGAAAAACCAAAGGGTCAATTAAAATTGGGTAACCTGCATATCACATGTTTGTTAGTgatatgagaaaaaaaaaagtaaaaaaaaataaaaaatcggaATAAAAATCGCaattttgatttcatttttcCTATCAAACTTATAAATGAACGAAccagttaaattattgatttttaatttgatcgattcaaattaaataaattattaaaaaattataaagtctaatttaacaaatttttagTCTGAATCAATTAGTTCATACCAATTTACGAATCAATCGATTTTTTACCCTCTTTCAAACCGATATTCGATTGTTAAGCTAtatgaaaaaagaaaactaatactaaaaattttgaaattttaaattctgATTTTACTGGGATTTTTATCCTTTTTAAGACTGAATACCAAATGACTTGCGAAAGAAGAAAGATAAATATGAGTTATATTGTTGCATTACCTAATCATCACTTTAAATAGTTTATTTTCTATATATAAGAAGATATACCCACTATCATTGTTTATATACACACGATCTTCAAACATATTTGACAAGCAATAGTCAATCACCATTAATGAgagtggttaaatgtgtgaaaaggGGTTAAATTTGGGAATAATCCATCTCCATCAATGGTGGATATCTGAGTTGGACACCATTTTTGTTTGATTATTATAAGGAAGTGTGGCTTCCACACTAAAGTAATTGGGAATATATAAATACTTTTATATCTCAATTTTGGGTAAACTTCATCagaggtcactaaattattaataaatttatattttggtcacttaacttcaaaaaagTTATAATGATCaatgaactatttgaaagttttcatttaagtcactgggcCATTAAAATCATTATTGTATAACCCTCCCTGTTCACACTGCCTGCACTAATAAAAAATTCTCCTTCTTCTCTTCcacagtttaattttttttcataaaataactttaaatgTCACGAATTTACGAactaaaatccaaacaactttcttcttcgaTTTTCAACACTGACCATCAGATCAACTTGGATTGAATATATTCTTCTACTCGTCGACGAGTACTAATTCACTGTACTGATAATCGAATTATCACTTGAAACTTGTTaattgaattgttttttttttaacttaacatcctagttatttaaataaaatttttt contains:
- the LOC107928874 gene encoding putative clathrin assembly protein At1g03050; this translates as MAPSKIRRALGHVKDQTSISLAKVGGSTSLSDLDVAIVKATRHEEYPAEERHIREILTLTSYSRAYVSACVNTLSRRLNKTKNWTVALKTLILIHRLLTEGDPTYEQEIFFSTRRGTRILNMSDFRDTSRSNSWDFSAFVRTFALYIDESLEFRMQGKNTKRNVYKCEEDFGEDYNNSLVAVKPTPVNEMKTEQLFQRMQQLQQLLERFLACRPTGEAKCNRVVTVALYPIVKESFNLYYDITETMGALIDRFMEVDMTDTVKIYEIFCRQSKQFDELEAFYSWCRSIGIARPSEFPEIEKITQKKLDLLDELILDKSALAQGNVNRDEPEREPEIKELEPEPEPEEDINAIKALPPPPENFFEEEEKVEDDISKAIVVQQEVDFLNLGENAMSSEDHADKLALALFDGAVPAATSAGSGWDTLKADAGWETALVQSASILNNLKPTLGGGFDHLLLDGMYQQGQMMAAVTSSAATGSASSVAFGSAGRSAATLALPAPPSSNGNKNNEPVAVDPFAASLTVAPPSYVQMSDMEKKQKLLMEEQVMWDQFKRNGMRGGNVAVSNVQQQTYPYNQGGWYTHNYY
- the LOC107928858 gene encoding vacuolar iron transporter homolog 2; this translates as MALSIHVNGGTEQKQFQEPIENPEFDYSQRGQWLRAAVLGANDGLVSVSSLLMGVGSVKQDVKAMVLAGFAGLVAGACSMAIGEFVSVYTQRDVEMAQMKRDGEKRSPVVDENDRRMEKKERLPSPGLAAGASALAFSVGAVLPLLAAAFIRDHKVRMAVVVVVASVALMVFGVVGALLGGAPVAKSGGRVLVGGWIAMGITFGLTRLIGLNGM